In the genome of Luteibacter yeojuensis, one region contains:
- a CDS encoding GNAT family N-acetyltransferase: MRASVPVSTALEPEALVEHFLRHPPAGFSAERSPSGMPTFVTPFDLLTTADEPLRKRIAALPLYRMWGPLLRWRTRFAGCTVTEYAPLPSTVAPSTLADELLAVYGRECALFIVKDLPDASPLLDEAANVHAAAFAEALVARGFVLLDGMDLAWVPLDFTSIDDYLGRLSAGRRKNIRRKLRSRALLDVEELPAGSEVFACESLLDECYSLYRNVHAQSEVRFDFLDRAFFASVLRDKESDGVVFLYRADGQLIGWNLCYAFGGMLVDKYIGFAYPEARDHNLYAVSWMHNLEYARQRGFSHFVAGWTDPEVKRQLGARLSRTRHAVYLRHPWLRAAFRRIAHRFEAPPVSDGEQGVSR; this comes from the coding sequence ATGCGTGCCTCCGTCCCGGTGTCCACCGCGCTGGAACCTGAAGCGCTGGTGGAACATTTTCTCCGGCATCCGCCCGCCGGCTTCAGCGCGGAGCGATCGCCGTCAGGCATGCCGACCTTCGTCACGCCGTTCGATCTCCTGACGACGGCGGACGAGCCACTGCGCAAGCGCATCGCCGCACTGCCCCTGTACCGGATGTGGGGGCCCCTTCTGCGCTGGCGCACCCGGTTCGCCGGCTGCACCGTCACCGAGTACGCGCCGCTGCCATCCACCGTCGCCCCTTCGACGCTGGCCGACGAACTCCTCGCCGTGTACGGCCGGGAATGCGCCCTGTTCATCGTCAAGGACCTGCCGGACGCCTCGCCCTTGCTCGACGAAGCGGCCAACGTCCATGCCGCCGCCTTTGCCGAGGCGCTGGTCGCCCGCGGGTTCGTCTTGCTCGACGGCATGGACCTCGCCTGGGTCCCGCTCGATTTCACCTCGATCGACGACTATCTTGGCCGTCTGTCGGCGGGACGGCGGAAGAATATCCGGCGGAAGCTGCGCTCCCGCGCGCTTCTCGACGTGGAGGAACTACCTGCCGGCAGCGAGGTATTCGCGTGCGAGTCCCTGCTCGACGAGTGTTATTCGCTGTATCGAAACGTGCATGCGCAGAGCGAGGTACGGTTCGATTTCCTGGATAGGGCATTCTTCGCGTCGGTGCTGCGGGACAAGGAAAGCGACGGCGTGGTCTTCCTTTACCGCGCGGATGGCCAGCTCATCGGCTGGAACCTCTGCTACGCGTTCGGGGGCATGCTCGTCGACAAATACATCGGTTTCGCCTATCCGGAAGCCCGCGATCACAACCTGTACGCGGTCAGCTGGATGCATAACCTGGAATACGCGCGCCAACGCGGTTTCAGCCATTTCGTTGCCGGTTGGACCGACCCCGAGGTCAAGCGACAACTCGGCGCGCGCCTGTCCCGCACGCGGCACGCGGTCTACTTGCGCCATCCCTGGCTGCGCGCTGCGTTTCGCCGGATCGCGCATCGGTTCGAGGCGCCGCCGGTGAGTGACGGCGAGCAGGGGGTATCCCGATGA
- a CDS encoding aspartate aminotransferase family protein gives MTLLEKHTALRIDDAQLLADEARYSSFGDTVHYVDPPKIFRRCEGSWMFDSAEVPFLDLQMWYSAVNFGYGNRRLNGVLKHQIDELPQVASQYLHQSRIELAKTIALDVEGKFGRKGRVHFNVGGAQAIEDSLKLVRNASNGKSLMFAFEGGYHGRTLGASSITSSYRYRRRFGHFGERAMFIPFPYPFRRPKGMTPEEYSDACVRQFARLFETEYNGVWDPKVGQAEYAAFYVEPIQGTGGYVIPPPNFFRDLKKVLDQYGILMVVDEIQMGFWRTGKLWSIEHFGVTPDVLVFGKALTNGLNPLSGLWAREELINPTVFPPGSTHSTFNSNPLGTALGLEVIRMGYELDYETSVPAKGAYFLEGLRDLQKRHKEIGDVDGLGLALRAEICTEDGFTPNKALLDRMVDIGLAGELEHKGKKIGLVLDVGGWYKNVITLAPSLDITYEEIDLAIVLLDQLLTRAKRR, from the coding sequence ATGACGCTACTCGAAAAACACACGGCGCTAAGGATCGACGACGCGCAACTCCTCGCCGACGAGGCACGCTACAGCTCGTTCGGCGATACCGTCCATTACGTCGATCCGCCTAAGATTTTCCGTCGCTGCGAAGGCAGCTGGATGTTCGACAGTGCCGAGGTGCCTTTCCTCGACCTGCAGATGTGGTATTCCGCGGTCAACTTCGGTTATGGCAATCGCCGCCTCAACGGTGTCCTCAAGCACCAGATCGACGAACTGCCGCAGGTCGCCAGCCAGTACCTGCACCAGAGCCGCATCGAGCTGGCCAAGACCATCGCCCTCGACGTGGAGGGGAAGTTCGGCCGCAAGGGGCGCGTTCACTTCAATGTGGGCGGGGCGCAGGCGATCGAGGATTCGCTGAAGCTCGTCCGCAACGCCAGCAACGGCAAGAGCCTGATGTTCGCCTTTGAAGGCGGCTACCACGGCCGTACGCTGGGTGCGTCGTCGATCACCTCCAGCTATCGCTATCGCCGCCGTTTCGGCCACTTCGGCGAACGCGCGATGTTCATTCCGTTCCCGTATCCGTTCCGCCGTCCGAAGGGCATGACACCGGAGGAATACTCCGATGCCTGCGTCCGCCAGTTCGCGCGCCTGTTCGAGACCGAATACAACGGTGTGTGGGATCCCAAGGTCGGCCAGGCCGAATACGCCGCCTTCTACGTGGAACCGATCCAGGGGACCGGCGGCTATGTGATCCCGCCACCCAACTTCTTCCGCGATCTCAAGAAGGTGCTCGATCAGTACGGCATCCTCATGGTCGTCGACGAGATCCAGATGGGTTTCTGGCGTACCGGCAAGCTCTGGTCGATCGAACACTTCGGCGTCACCCCCGACGTACTGGTGTTCGGCAAGGCGCTGACCAACGGTCTCAACCCGCTTTCCGGCCTGTGGGCGCGGGAGGAGCTGATCAATCCGACGGTGTTCCCGCCGGGCTCCACGCACTCGACCTTCAACTCGAATCCCCTGGGCACGGCCCTCGGGCTCGAAGTGATCCGGATGGGGTACGAACTCGACTACGAGACCAGCGTCCCGGCCAAGGGGGCGTATTTCCTCGAAGGCCTGCGCGATCTCCAGAAGCGGCACAAGGAAATCGGCGACGTCGATGGTCTCGGCCTGGCATTGCGTGCGGAAATCTGCACGGAGGACGGTTTCACGCCGAACAAGGCGTTGCTCGATCGCATGGTCGATATCGGCCTGGCGGGCGAGCTCGAACACAAGGGCAAGAAAATCGGCCTCGTCCTGGACGTGGGCGGTTGGTACAAGAACGTCATCACCCTGGCGCCTTCGCTGGACATCACGTACGAGGAGATCGACCTCGCCATTGTCTTGCTGGACCAGTTGCTGACTCGCGCAAAGCGTCGCTGA
- a CDS encoding beta-ketoacyl-[acyl-carrier-protein] synthase family protein — MNPQRRRVAITGMGAVSPYGEGADPLWQGLRDGIGAIGPLRHPASAQVRIKMAAQVPESFDPSCQFAENVLPLLDRTSQFALLAAREAITQAGLDFTANDLGRRTAVVIGTGVGGEGTRDEQSRRIYAEGSVRMHPLTIVRMMPNAPACQISMAYGLRGPAFGVVGACASSNHALAQAALLIRAGLADVAIAGGTEACFTLSGLRAWEAMRVLSDETCRPFSSNRRGLVLGEGAGVFVLEAMEHAQARGAVTLAELAGVGMTADAGDIAAPDPAGAAAAMAQALEDADLSAADVDYINAHGTGTRANDPSETQAIHRAFGGHARKLMVSSTKSMHGHALGASGALELIAVLGALREDTVPPTANLDEADPACDLDYVPNTARKKHVRAALSNSFAFGGLNAVLALKRA; from the coding sequence TTGAACCCGCAACGTCGGCGCGTGGCCATCACGGGCATGGGGGCCGTCAGCCCTTATGGCGAAGGTGCCGATCCCTTATGGCAAGGCTTGCGGGACGGTATCGGTGCGATCGGGCCGCTGCGGCATCCGGCCTCCGCGCAGGTGCGGATCAAAATGGCGGCACAGGTGCCGGAAAGTTTCGACCCGTCCTGCCAGTTCGCCGAGAATGTCCTGCCCCTGCTCGACCGCACGTCGCAGTTCGCGCTGCTGGCGGCACGCGAGGCCATTACCCAGGCGGGTCTCGACTTCACGGCGAACGACCTGGGTCGACGCACTGCCGTGGTGATCGGTACCGGCGTCGGTGGCGAGGGTACGCGCGACGAGCAATCCCGGCGCATCTACGCGGAAGGCTCGGTGCGCATGCATCCGCTGACGATCGTGCGGATGATGCCCAACGCGCCCGCCTGCCAGATCAGCATGGCGTACGGCTTGCGCGGGCCGGCCTTCGGCGTGGTCGGCGCATGTGCCTCGTCCAATCACGCGCTCGCGCAGGCGGCGCTCCTGATCCGCGCAGGCCTGGCCGATGTCGCGATCGCCGGTGGCACCGAAGCCTGTTTCACCTTGAGCGGGCTGCGTGCCTGGGAGGCGATGCGCGTCCTGTCCGACGAAACCTGCCGACCGTTCAGCAGCAACCGTCGCGGGTTGGTCCTGGGAGAGGGCGCGGGCGTGTTCGTGCTCGAAGCCATGGAACACGCGCAGGCGCGAGGTGCCGTGACGCTCGCGGAGCTGGCCGGCGTGGGCATGACGGCGGACGCGGGCGACATCGCGGCGCCGGATCCCGCCGGTGCCGCCGCGGCCATGGCGCAAGCGCTGGAAGATGCCGACCTCTCCGCCGCCGACGTCGATTACATCAACGCGCATGGCACGGGCACGCGGGCAAACGATCCCAGCGAAACCCAGGCCATCCACCGGGCATTCGGCGGGCATGCCCGGAAACTCATGGTCTCGTCGACCAAATCGATGCATGGCCATGCCTTGGGCGCATCCGGTGCGCTGGAACTTATCGCCGTGCTGGGCGCCCTCAGGGAAGACACGGTGCCGCCTACCGCCAACCTGGACGAAGCCGATCCCGCCTGCGATCTGGACTATGTGCCGAACACGGCCCGGAAAAAGCATGTGCGCGCCGCGCTCAGCAATTCGTTCGCCTTTGGTGGACTGAACGCTGTCCTTGCCCTGAAGCGCGCGTAA
- a CDS encoding alpha/beta fold hydrolase: protein MIRQTDFFLEGDRRGVLLIHGLTGTPMEMRLLGKGLNHAGFTVHGMQLAGHCGTTNDLLATGWRDWYASVEKAADALRDKVDHLFVGGLSMGALLALKLAADRPGQIAGVGVYGATFRYDGWSIPWQARLSFLLPMLKRFGFARTRSFVEQHPYGLRDERLREQVSAAMRSGDSTIAGLLGNPWHSLADLHLLSGTVRRQLPKVVSPCLVAHASDDDVASVRNAEIVMENINAPAQLLLLDDSYHMITIDRQRRMLIDHSVRFFDAIVPPGSPPTPTEPAPWSR, encoded by the coding sequence GTGATCCGGCAAACCGATTTTTTCCTGGAAGGCGACCGCCGGGGTGTCCTCCTGATCCACGGCCTGACCGGCACGCCGATGGAAATGCGTCTGCTCGGCAAAGGCCTGAACCATGCCGGCTTCACGGTCCACGGCATGCAGCTGGCGGGCCATTGCGGCACGACCAACGACCTCCTGGCGACAGGTTGGCGCGACTGGTACGCAAGCGTCGAGAAAGCCGCCGATGCCCTGCGCGACAAGGTCGACCACCTCTTCGTGGGCGGTCTTTCGATGGGTGCCCTGCTCGCCCTGAAGCTCGCGGCCGACCGTCCCGGGCAGATCGCCGGGGTGGGTGTCTACGGTGCCACCTTCCGCTATGACGGGTGGAGCATCCCCTGGCAGGCACGGCTTTCGTTCCTTCTCCCCATGCTCAAGCGCTTCGGGTTCGCGCGCACGCGGAGTTTCGTCGAACAGCACCCCTACGGCCTGCGCGACGAACGCCTGCGCGAGCAGGTCAGCGCCGCCATGCGCAGCGGCGACAGCACCATCGCCGGCCTGCTCGGCAATCCCTGGCATTCGCTCGCCGACCTCCACCTGTTATCGGGCACGGTACGCCGCCAGCTCCCGAAGGTCGTCTCGCCCTGCCTCGTCGCCCATGCCAGCGACGACGACGTGGCGAGCGTGCGCAACGCCGAGATCGTCATGGAAAATATCAACGCGCCGGCGCAACTCCTCCTCCTGGACGACAGCTACCACATGATCACGATCGACCGGCAGCGACGGATGCTGATCGATCACTCGGTGCGCTTCTTCGACGCCATCGTCCCCCCGGGAAGCCCGCCCACGCCGACGGAACCCGCGCCATGGAGCCGCTGA
- a CDS encoding EamA family transporter, with protein MEPLTLALWAANLLLDTVGQLAFKTAACDPDAGDGAARWRHMAVRPWLWLGIGCYSLEFLVWIAFLSLVPLSKGVLLGSINIVAVMLAGRMLFGEKLTPLRLVGAGLVAIGVAIVGVGG; from the coding sequence ATGGAGCCGCTGACCCTCGCGCTATGGGCCGCCAATCTCCTGCTCGACACGGTCGGGCAACTCGCCTTCAAGACCGCCGCCTGCGATCCCGACGCCGGCGACGGCGCGGCGCGCTGGCGGCATATGGCCGTGCGCCCCTGGCTCTGGCTCGGCATCGGCTGTTACAGCCTGGAATTCCTCGTCTGGATCGCCTTCCTCTCGCTCGTGCCGCTATCGAAGGGCGTGTTGCTCGGCTCGATCAACATCGTGGCGGTGATGTTGGCGGGGCGCATGTTGTTCGGCGAAAAACTCACGCCGCTGCGCCTCGTCGGCGCAGGACTGGTCGCCATCGGCGTGGCCATCGTGGGAGTGGGTGGATGA
- a CDS encoding arginase family protein, with protein MTAPVVLDIDRSVGRLAGAHVLPLGEWQEALRFGCAVRTLRRFGRLLDGLLPDERATVMLGSGDFHHLSWPLIARVSERKLFQVVVLDNHPDNMRFPFGVHCGSWVRRVAALPQVSHVHVVGIGSSDIDREHAWENYATPLKLGRLTYWSIGVDVSWARRTGLRDAFRDFDTADELVQAFCAWQEHRLEATYLSIDKDVFAPEVVTTNWDQGWLRIGHALAIIGSLRGGLVGSDITGEVSSYRYRRWWKRWLSSIDAQPAIDPSDLPSCQARQHALNAILLEAIARRVEPG; from the coding sequence ATGACGGCGCCTGTCGTGCTCGACATCGACCGGTCCGTAGGTCGCCTTGCCGGTGCCCACGTCCTGCCGCTGGGCGAGTGGCAGGAGGCGCTTCGCTTCGGCTGTGCGGTGCGCACGCTGCGGCGTTTCGGGCGGCTGCTGGATGGCCTGCTCCCGGACGAGAGGGCGACCGTCATGCTGGGCAGCGGCGATTTCCACCATCTGAGCTGGCCCCTGATCGCCCGCGTATCCGAGCGGAAGCTGTTCCAGGTGGTGGTTCTCGACAATCATCCGGACAATATGCGCTTTCCGTTCGGCGTGCATTGCGGTTCGTGGGTACGCCGGGTCGCTGCGCTGCCGCAGGTCAGTCACGTGCATGTCGTCGGCATCGGTTCGTCGGATATCGATCGCGAGCATGCGTGGGAGAACTATGCCACGCCGTTGAAGCTCGGCCGGTTGACCTACTGGAGTATCGGTGTCGACGTGTCCTGGGCCAGGCGCACCGGTTTGCGCGACGCGTTTCGCGATTTCGATACAGCCGACGAGCTGGTCCAGGCCTTCTGCGCGTGGCAGGAGCATCGCCTGGAGGCAACCTACCTGTCGATCGACAAGGATGTCTTCGCGCCGGAAGTGGTCACGACCAACTGGGACCAGGGCTGGCTGCGCATCGGGCATGCGCTGGCGATCATCGGAAGCCTGCGCGGTGGCCTGGTGGGCAGCGACATCACCGGCGAGGTGTCGTCGTACCGCTATCGCCGCTGGTGGAAGCGTTGGCTATCGTCCATCGACGCCCAGCCGGCCATCGATCCCTCCGACCTGCCATCGTGCCAGGCCCGCCAACACGCGCTGAACGCGATCCTTCTCGAAGCCATCGCCCGCCGCGTCGAACCCGGTTAG
- a CDS encoding DMT family transporter produces MKRFYLIGFLLLMSFDTLAQLSFKLAGEHALPLSADLGWLLRVFGQPWIYGALTGYLGAFFTWISLLKHAPIGPAFAASHLEVVSVMLLSVWLLHEPLTATRIVGAVAIVAGIVCLGLAERGMHAARPAAVG; encoded by the coding sequence ATGAAGCGCTTTTACCTGATCGGTTTCCTGCTGCTGATGAGCTTCGACACGCTGGCCCAGCTGTCCTTCAAGCTGGCCGGCGAACACGCCCTGCCCCTTTCGGCCGACCTGGGCTGGCTGCTGCGTGTGTTCGGGCAACCCTGGATCTACGGCGCGCTGACCGGATACCTCGGCGCGTTCTTCACATGGATCAGCCTTCTGAAGCACGCTCCCATCGGACCGGCGTTTGCCGCGTCGCACCTGGAGGTGGTCAGCGTGATGCTGCTGTCGGTCTGGTTGCTGCACGAGCCGCTGACGGCGACGAGGATCGTCGGCGCCGTGGCGATCGTCGCCGGCATCGTGTGCCTCGGCCTGGCCGAACGCGGCATGCACGCGGCCCGGCCTGCCGCGGTGGGATGA
- a CDS encoding acyl carrier protein, giving the protein MNAVPIDEPIRDRIVAVIARQVNLEPAALHPEATLKSLGIASLDAIELIFDLEEHFDITFPEDSADFNTDTVQHLIDAVEQALANRPGETGAAA; this is encoded by the coding sequence ATGAACGCCGTGCCAATCGATGAACCGATCCGCGACCGGATCGTCGCGGTCATTGCCAGACAGGTGAACCTGGAGCCCGCGGCCTTGCATCCCGAGGCGACGCTCAAGAGCCTGGGCATCGCTTCGCTGGACGCCATCGAATTGATCTTCGACCTCGAGGAGCACTTCGATATCACCTTCCCCGAGGATTCCGCGGATTTCAACACCGATACCGTGCAACACCTCATCGATGCCGTAGAGCAGGCCTTGGCCAACCGCCCGGGCGAAACGGGGGCCGCCGCTTGA
- a CDS encoding MtnX-like HAD-IB family phosphatase produces MIPHEWNILCDFDGTISVEDVMDSLLDRYGRPGWERLERDWREGLIGSRACMSGQVALLEMSAGELDAHLAEVRIDHAFPDFVAKARELGVPIHVVSDGLDYAIRSILGRHEMYDLPISANHLAPGAAPNRWRLVSRFQAAGCASGTCKCACADRSHGDGTRKTLLIGDGASDFCVADRVDLVFAKHRLIEHCRAAGIPYIPITGFEDALAFLPALLEGRLPELTTFPQPQDAPV; encoded by the coding sequence ATGATCCCGCACGAATGGAACATCCTTTGCGACTTCGACGGCACGATTTCCGTCGAGGACGTGATGGATTCCCTGTTGGACCGATACGGCCGGCCCGGTTGGGAACGGTTGGAGCGGGACTGGCGGGAAGGGCTCATCGGGTCGCGCGCCTGCATGAGCGGCCAGGTGGCACTGCTGGAGATGAGCGCCGGGGAACTCGACGCGCACCTGGCCGAGGTCCGCATCGATCATGCATTTCCGGATTTCGTGGCGAAGGCACGCGAACTGGGCGTGCCCATCCACGTGGTGAGCGACGGGCTGGATTATGCGATCCGCAGCATTCTCGGCCGCCACGAGATGTACGACCTCCCCATATCGGCGAATCACCTGGCGCCCGGCGCCGCACCGAACCGCTGGCGCCTGGTCTCGCGATTCCAGGCGGCGGGCTGCGCCAGTGGCACCTGCAAGTGCGCCTGCGCCGACCGCAGCCACGGGGACGGTACCCGGAAAACCCTGCTCATCGGCGATGGCGCGTCGGACTTTTGCGTGGCCGACCGCGTCGATCTCGTTTTCGCCAAGCACCGGCTGATCGAGCATTGCCGCGCCGCGGGTATTCCCTACATCCCGATCACCGGCTTCGAGGATGCGCTCGCATTCCTGCCAGCCCTGCTCGAAGGCCGCCTGCCCGAGCTGACGACTTTCCCCCAACCCCAGGACGCTCCTGTCTGA
- a CDS encoding DegT/DnrJ/EryC1/StrS family aminotransferase encodes MRRRFHEIPPSAGLPLRATDLLPRRGDLPGLLAGQLGIPVPLLTSSGTAALLIALATLKERAPDRRVVVVPAYTCPLVAIAVHTLGLGLRLCDTRPGHFDMDPEALARACTADTLAVIPTHLGGLVADTAWACTVAHAKGAWVIEDAAQALGAQDRGQSVGLRGDIGFFSLAAGKGLSIYEGGLLVASDPSLRMALHRTHDALVPRHPGWELRRCVELLGLAALYRPLGLGLAYGHPLRRHLRRGDAVAAVGDAFGPKIPLHRVGRWRQGVGTRAAARWPAFLARRRAQALARVARLQRIDAVDVLVPRADSEASWPLLLLHLPSEASRDAVLARLWTGGVGVSRLFVHALGDYAYLEDRVPQVATPNAREFASRTLTITNSPWLDDDLFENIASEIAGALRTP; translated from the coding sequence ATGCGCCGCCGCTTTCACGAGATTCCCCCGTCGGCGGGCCTGCCCCTGCGCGCCACCGACTTGCTGCCGAGGCGCGGCGACTTACCCGGCTTGCTCGCCGGACAACTCGGCATTCCGGTGCCGCTGCTGACGTCGTCCGGCACGGCCGCGCTGCTGATCGCCCTGGCCACGCTGAAGGAGCGGGCACCGGATCGCCGTGTCGTCGTCGTGCCGGCCTATACCTGCCCGCTGGTCGCCATCGCGGTGCATACCCTCGGTCTCGGCCTGCGTCTTTGCGATACCCGACCCGGGCATTTCGACATGGACCCCGAGGCCCTTGCACGTGCCTGCACCGCCGACACGCTAGCCGTCATTCCGACGCACCTGGGCGGGCTCGTGGCGGACACCGCGTGGGCCTGTACCGTGGCGCATGCAAAGGGAGCGTGGGTCATCGAGGATGCTGCCCAGGCGCTGGGCGCGCAGGATCGCGGACAAAGCGTCGGACTGCGTGGCGACATCGGATTCTTCAGCCTCGCGGCGGGCAAGGGACTCTCCATCTACGAGGGCGGACTGCTGGTCGCAAGCGATCCGTCGTTGCGCATGGCCTTGCACCGGACCCACGACGCGCTGGTGCCGCGTCATCCGGGGTGGGAACTACGCCGCTGCGTTGAATTGCTTGGACTGGCGGCGTTGTATCGTCCCCTCGGCCTTGGCCTCGCCTATGGCCATCCGCTGCGGCGCCATCTTCGCCGGGGCGATGCGGTGGCGGCGGTGGGCGACGCCTTCGGGCCCAAGATCCCGTTGCACCGTGTGGGCCGCTGGCGACAGGGGGTGGGAACCCGCGCGGCGGCGCGCTGGCCGGCCTTCCTGGCGCGACGCCGCGCACAGGCCCTCGCGAGGGTTGCCCGGCTGCAACGCATCGACGCCGTCGATGTGCTCGTTCCGCGCGCCGACAGCGAAGCCAGCTGGCCGCTCCTGCTCCTCCACCTGCCGAGCGAGGCGAGCCGCGACGCGGTGCTTGCCCGCCTCTGGACCGGTGGCGTCGGGGTCAGCCGGTTGTTCGTGCACGCCCTGGGCGATTACGCCTACCTGGAAGACCGCGTACCCCAGGTCGCCACGCCCAACGCGCGCGAGTTCGCGAGCCGCACGCTGACGATCACGAACAGTCCATGGCTCGACGACGACCTGTTCGAAAACATCGCGAGCGAAATCGCCGGCGCATTGAGGACACCCTGA